From Drosophila yakuba strain Tai18E2 chromosome 2L, Prin_Dyak_Tai18E2_2.1, whole genome shotgun sequence, one genomic window encodes:
- the LOC6526728 gene encoding ATP-dependent DNA helicase PIF1, translated as MDLNDAVLTCAVNMQWTNAVGITGRKLAYKTATLRLVRNDLRELFVEVTPEKLKPLKFKLKDLMVHKKFMSEGKATFNFKAENCTLYLSNAPPGTLMFFLRTIFIKMNGNEGGSQPDDASLQKKLREHLMSGKPSSFEDVSPVTTTEMILARKKAGLLSKGSVTTPSPQGAKKRRFEELKEEKERGTMPAAKKLYQSTTDESLRLSEEQMEVLRACTSGKSVFFTGSAGTGKSFLLRRIISALPPDGTVATASTGVAACLIGGTTLHAFAGIGGGDATMQRCLELASRPASAQTWRKCKRLIIDEISMVDGQFFEKIEAVARHIRRNDRPFGGIQLILCGDFLQLPPVIKGDFGAAPTAAPQQRFCFQSSAWETCIQCVYELKQVHRQSDPEFVKILNHLRIGHVNDSITTRLAATSKQKIEGNGILATQLCSHTNDANSINESKLENLGGDKILFKADDSDASMTNTLDQQIQAPSQLYLKVNAQVMLLKNINISNGLVNGARGVVVRMEKDLPVVRFKNNQEYVCKHEKWIIKTASGSHITRRQVPLKLAWAFSIHKSQGLTLDCVEMSLSKVFEAGQAYVALSRAKSLQSIRILDFDAKQVWANPQVLQFYKGFRRKLMDTTMIPLGPKNKDKKPADKAANSALAKLKKSLINKPLVSIS; from the exons ATGGATCTCAATGACGCAGTGCTCACCTGTGCGGTGAACATGCAGTGGACCAATGCGGTGGGCATCACGGGTCGCAAACTGGCCTACAAGACGGCCACTTTGCGCCTGGTGCGGAACGATCTTCGGGAATTGTTTGTAGAGGTGACGCCGGAGAAACTGAAGCCCCTGAAGTTTAAGCTGAAGGATCTGATGGTGCACAAGAAGTTCATGTCCGAGGGCAAGGCCACCTTCAACTTCAAGGCGGAAAACTGTACCCTGTATCTATCGAATGCTCCGCCGGGCACTTTAATGTTCTTCCTGCGCACGATCTTCATTAAAATGAACGGAAACGAGGGAGGATCTCAGCCGGACGATGCGTCCTTACAGAAGAAACTCCGCGAGCACCTGATGTCCGGCAAACCAAGCAGCTTTGAAGACGTTTCTCCAGTCACCACGACTGAAATGATTTTGGCGCGCAAAAAGGCGGGTTTGTTGTCCAAGGGGTCAGTGACCACGCCGTCGCCCCAGGGCGCCAAGAAGCGTCGCTTTGAGGAGCTCAAGGAGGAGAAGGAACGGGGCACCATGCCCGCGGCCAAGAAACTATATCAGTCGACCACCGACGAGTCGCTGAGACTCAGTGAGGAGCAAATGGAAGTCCTGCGGGCGTGCACCTCGGGCAAAAGTGTCTTCTTCACCGGCTCCGCGGGCACTGGCAAGAGTTTCTTGCTTCGCAGGATTATCTCGGCCCTGCCGCCCGATGGAACGGTGGCCACGGCCTCCACAGGAGTGGCAGCCTGTCTGATCGGTGGGACCACATTGCACGCCTTCGCTGGCATAGGAGGTGGGGACGCCACCATGCAGCGGTGTCTGGAGCTGGCTTCCCGACCCGCGAGTGCGCAGACCTGGAGGAAGTGCAAGCGACTGATTATTGACGAGATCTCCATGGTGGACGGACAGTTCTTTGAG AAAATTGAAGCCGTCGCCCGTCACATTCGTCGCAATGATCGTCCTTTTGGCGGCATACAGCTCATCCTGTGCGGCGATTTCTTGCAACTTCCTCCAGTTATAAAGGGAGATTTCGGAGCTGCGCCCACTGCCGCACCACAACAGCGATTCTGCTTCCAGTCCTCCGCATGGGAGACCTGCATACAGTGTGTCTACGAACTGAAGCAAGTGCATCGGCAATCAGATCCGGAGTTCGTAAAGATCCTTAACCACCTGCGAATTGGCCATGTGAACGATTCCATAACCACGCGACTGGCAGCTACATCGAAGCAGAAAATTGAGGGGAACGGCATCCTGGCCACTCAACTGTGCTCCCACACAAACGATGCGAATTCCATAAACGAGTCCAAGCTGGAAAATCTCGGAGGTGACAAGATTTTATTCAAGGCTGATGATTCCGATGCCAGCATGACCAATACACTGGATCAACAGATTCAGGCTCCATCGCAGTTGTACTTAAAGGTTAATGCGCAAGTGATGCTGCTCAAGAATATAAACATATCCAATGGTCTGGTGAATGGAGCTCGAGGCGTCGTTGTAAGAATGGAGAAGGATCTGCCAGTGGTCAGGTTCAAAAACAACCAGGAATACGTTTGCAAGCACGAAAAGTGGATAATTAAAACCGCCTCAGGCAGCCACATAACACGACGTCAAGTTCCACTGAAGTTAGCCTGGGCATTTTCCATACACAAGAGTCAGGGATTAACTCTCGACTGCGTGGAGATGTCCCTGTCTAAAGTATTTGAGGCTGGACAGGCTTATGTGGCCTTGTCCCGTGCGAAATCCCTGCAATCCATTCGCATTCTGGACTTTGACGCCAAACAAGTGTGGGCCAATCCACAGGTGCTGCAGTTCTACAAAGGATTCCGGCGCAAGCTGATGGACACAACCATGATACCATTGGGTCCCAAAAATAAAGACAAGAAGCCGGCAGACAAGGCCGCAAATAGCGCTCTAGCTAAGCTCAAAAAGAGTCTCATAAACAAGCCGCTAGTCTCGATAAGCTGA